The DNA sequence CTTTGTAAACGTAAAAGATAATACTTTTCTGGATCATTTAGGGCCAACACCATCTCAATACGGTTACGCTGTATTTGGAAAAGTTATTAGCGGTATGGCCGTTGTAAACCGAATCAAAAAATCAAAGACTGGAAGAAACGGCCCATTTCAAAACCTTCCGGTTTCAAATATTGAAATTAAGAAGGTTTACGTCCTTCCTTAATTTTAAAACCGCTCAAAAGGCTCAAGTATATATAACTCATAAATAGCAAATTCTTCGTAGGGAAGAATTTGCTATTTTAGTTAAGATATAATCTGTGTATGGGCTCATTAAAGATAAGTAGCAAAACAAATAATAAATCAACTAGCAAATCGAATTTAAATTATTCTAAATTTAATCAAATTAATGGTAAACATCCACTCCAAGAGAGTTGCCAAGATTCCTTTATTACTTACCAGGTTAGAAAGAGGGATGGGGGAAGTGTTGCTTACTTTAACTTTGAGTTAGCAAAGGAGATGGGCCTAATCGCTAAGGAACATCAAAATACCCTTACTAAAGAGCTTGCTCAAAAAATTCTCGATACATTTTCTATCGTGATCATAAATGAATATGATATTGAAAACGGTGTAGAATATCCAAAAGATGAAATCTTACCGAATCGTTATATGGCAACACGCTATCTTCAGCTACAACACCCGAATAAGCAAGGAAAGACCTCAGGTGATGGACGCTCAATATGGAATGGAACAGTCAAACACAATGGCCTTACTTGGGATATTTCAAGTCAGGGCACAGGGGCAACGAAACTTTCTCCTGCAACTCATATCCAAAATAAGTTCTTTAAAACCGGAGACCCGTCAATTTCATACGGTTGTGGCTACTCAGAGTTTGATGAAGGGCTTGCAACTCTTATGTTTTCAGAGGTTATGCAAAAGAATAATTATGAGACTGAGAGGTGTCTTGCCATTATTAAATTTAAAGATAATATCTCAATCAACGTTAGGGCCAATAGTAACTTAATTAGGCCTTCACATATGTTCAATCATCTAAAGCAGGCCAATTATGACGCTTTAAAAGATATTGTGAATTATTATATTGATCGCCAGAAAATGAATAATGAATGGCAGAAGGTACCTAAAACAACTAAGGCGAGATACCGCTACTTCTTAAAGAAGCAAGTTGAGGTCTTTGCAAAGCTTGCTGCCAATTTTGAAGATGACTATATCTTTTGTTGGCTGGATTGGGATGGAGATAATATCCTTATGAATGGGGGAATTATCGACTATGGTTCAATTAGGCAGTTTGGGCTCTACCACCATGAATATCGCTTTGACGATGTTCAACGCTATTCCACAACAATTAAAGAACAAAAGGATAAGGCCAAGTATATTGTTCAGACCTTTGTGCAGATTGTGGATTTTTTAGAAACGAAAGAAAAGAAACCTATTGCTGAATTTGCAGCAAGTGAGTATCTTGAACAATTTGATGAAATTTTTGAGACTCAAAAGAAATATAATCTAATTTCAAAAATAGGGATTTCTCCGAAATATCATGATTGGTTAATTCAAAAAAAATCTCAAGAAATTGAAGAGCTACAAAGATCCTTCTATTATTTCGAAAAAGCGAAATCAAGCTTCGGCCTCTACGAAGTTAGTGATGGAATTTGTTGGGATGCAATTTTTAGTATGCGCGATATTCTTCGAGAGTATCCTCAAATGATATTGAGTCGAGGAGAGTGGATTACTCGTGAGGAGTTTATTAATATCGCTAAGTCTAGTTATGCAAGTAAGGCCGATTTAGAGATCAATTCATATCGTGCGAATAAAATCGATACTTTTCAAGATTCTTATATTAAGTTGCTTCACTTGGTCTCAAAGAAATCAAAGAAGAGATTTGATGATGTACTATTAGAAGTTGTTATGCGCTCTTCAATTATTAATAAATATGAAAGAGTAACAGGGGATAGTATTGCACGAATTGTTGAATCAATGATGAAGAAGTATAAGAAATTTGATCCGCAAACGATTTTCAATGTGGTTCATGACTTTAGGGAGCATCAAACATTCGACCCTGATAATATCAGTCCGAAGAGTGAGCGAGTTGCGAATGAGAAGAAGCATCTAAAACCTATCGTAAAAGAGCTTTTAAAAATTGTAAGAGATTACAGAGAAGGCATCTAGCAAATGAAAATTGGACTATATGGTGGCGGCGACTTTAGTGATAATGTCGAAATCGACGAGCATATACTTGAGTTATGTAATAGCGATTCACCGAGCATAACTTATATACCTGCAGGATCTTATGAATCTGAATTAGAATTCATTGACTTAATAATGGCCTATAAGAAAATAGGCTTTAAAAGGTTTATTCATTTTCCTGTTGATCATGAATTTGATCGAACTCTAAAAGAAGAGGCCCTTCAAAGTGATGTAATACATCTTGGTGGAGGCAATACCTTTTACTTTTTAAAGCATCTCAAAGAAAGTGGAATGTTTGAAGAGCTGATTGATTATGTAGGGCGGGGAGGAGTTCTAACAGGACTTTCTGCTGGCGCAATTATTACAACTCCTAATATATTAACGGCATCTTTCCCACCTTGGGATCGTGATGATAATGAAGATAATGTAACTGATTTTGAGGCCATGAATATTGTCGACTTTGAATTCTTCCCACATTATCGAAAATCTAAGCGATATGACGATGAATTAAAGAGACATTCAATTTTATCTCTCTATCCAATATATGCATGTCCAGATGGAAGTGGACTCGTGGTTACAGATGAAGAAATTGTTGTTCACGGAGAGTGCTATATTTTTGAAAATGGTCAGAAGTTTAAATTATAACTTTCTTTTACTAGGTCTTGTAAGTAAGAAAACAATAACCCCAACTCCAATTAGAGAAACGATCACTTTAATGGTTGGATTAACTTCAACATAAATGAGAGTGTAGGAAAAGAGTGCCACGATCATTGAGATGGCCATTATCTTCGATTTTACACTAACAACTCCATACTTATTCCAATCTGTGATTATTTGCCCAAATACCTTATGGTCAAGGAGCCACTGGTAGTACTTCTCATTACTTTGAGAAAAGAAGTATGCACTTAGTAGGAGAAAAGGAGTAGTCGGTATAAGAGGAAGAAAAATACCAATAAAGGCAAGAATCACAAATGCAATTCCAAAGCTTAGGTAAATGGCCTTTTTACTCTTATTTATCATTAAAAAGTCTTTATTGGTGAATGAGCCTTCTTCTTCGCTTTAATACAAAATCTTACCGGAGCAGGGTAGCCTTCAACTGTTTTAGTATTATCTTTTGGGTCCAGAAAATCTTGAAGGGATTGATGTGGAGGCGGACACCACTTTGTTTGTCTCTGCTCTTCAAAGTTAGTCGTTGAAACAGAAACAACTTCCATATCAACAAAGCCTGTACGATTTATCCAATTCTTTAGACAGTTAAGAGTTGGTAGAAACCATACATTTCTCATCTTTGAATAACGATCTTCAGGGAAGAGGCAAATCGTTTCTTCACCCGGAATACCGATTGTTTCCATAATCATCTCTCCTCCAGGGACAAGAGATTCTCTAATTGAGATTAACTGCTCAAGTGGATGGCGGTGATGATATAGAACACCCATTGAGAACACTACATCAAAGAATGATCTAAAATTTGGAAGGTCTTCAATTCCAAATAATTCAAATTTTAAATTATCGTATTTTTTAAAATGATTGATAAACTCAAACTGCGCCTGATTGTGTAGGACTGGGTCAATTCCAAGTACTAACTTTGGATCTTGTTTGGCCATCTCAAACATATAGTATCCGTTATTGCAGCCTACATCTAAGACAACCTTATCCTTTAAGTTTGGTAGAGATTCTTTTAATCTTTGCCACTTCTTATCTGAGCGCCATTCTGCATCGATATCGAGTTCGCCAACTTGAAAAGGACCCTTACGCCAAGGAATAAGTTTTGTTGCTGTTTCTAGAGTTTCATTTGAATCTTCTTTAAGAGAAGGGATGATATCAAATATCTCTTTATATTCTTTTTGGTACTTTGTACGAAACATTTGTACCTTATCGGCTTTAAGCTTTCTTAAAGATTCAATATCAACTCGATTACCAAATTTTTCTAAGTATTCTAAATTATCCATTCTCTTCCTATTTGATACATAGGTAACAAGCAAAATTATACCATCTGAAAATCATTTCTGATTTCTTAAACCCAGCTTCTTCAAGCATTCTAAGTTGTTGTTGAGGAGTAAGTGGCCTTAGAACATTTTCAAGGGCCTCTCGCTTTTGGGCAATTTCCATCTCACTATAGCCATTTCTACGTTTAAAATCGTAATAAAGGTCAATGAGTAGGTTATCAATTTGCTCGTCTTGGCAGATGATTTTTTCAGCTAAGATAAAGCACCCATTATCATTAAGGCCATTGTAGATATTTTTGAGAACATCTAAGCGTTCTTCGACAGGTAGAAATTGAAGAGTATAATTCATAATGGCCATACCTGCGTTTTCAATCTCTACATCAGTAATCGACTCTTCTAGTAACTTTACATTTTCCTGTAGTCCGTGGGATCTAAGTTTCTGTCCCGCTTTTTCAAGCATCGGTCTTGAAGTATCAATCCCAACAAACTGTGGTAGCTCCTTATCATTTTGGCGAAAGTAGTCGGCCATTAAAAGCATTGTTGTTCCTGTTGAACAACCAAAGTCATAGACCGTTCCTGTTTCATAAAAGCGTCTTGTTAGGTCGATGATAATTTTATGAATTTCATGATAATTAGGAATACTACGTGAGACCATGTCATCAAATACTGAGGCCACATCTTGATTGAATTC is a window from the Bacteriovorax sp. BAL6_X genome containing:
- a CDS encoding Type 1 glutamine amidotransferase-like domain-containing protein; translation: MKIGLYGGGDFSDNVEIDEHILELCNSDSPSITYIPAGSYESELEFIDLIMAYKKIGFKRFIHFPVDHEFDRTLKEEALQSDVIHLGGGNTFYFLKHLKESGMFEELIDYVGRGGVLTGLSAGAIITTPNILTASFPPWDRDDNEDNVTDFEAMNIVDFEFFPHYRKSKRYDDELKRHSILSLYPIYACPDGSGLVVTDEEIVVHGECYIFENGQKFKL
- a CDS encoding YbaN family protein yields the protein MINKSKKAIYLSFGIAFVILAFIGIFLPLIPTTPFLLLSAYFFSQSNEKYYQWLLDHKVFGQIITDWNKYGVVSVKSKIMAISMIVALFSYTLIYVEVNPTIKVIVSLIGVGVIVFLLTRPSKRKL
- the cmoB gene encoding tRNA 5-methoxyuridine(34)/uridine 5-oxyacetic acid(34) synthase CmoB, with amino-acid sequence MDNLEYLEKFGNRVDIESLRKLKADKVQMFRTKYQKEYKEIFDIIPSLKEDSNETLETATKLIPWRKGPFQVGELDIDAEWRSDKKWQRLKESLPNLKDKVVLDVGCNNGYYMFEMAKQDPKLVLGIDPVLHNQAQFEFINHFKKYDNLKFELFGIEDLPNFRSFFDVVFSMGVLYHHRHPLEQLISIRESLVPGGEMIMETIGIPGEETICLFPEDRYSKMRNVWFLPTLNCLKNWINRTGFVDMEVVSVSTTNFEEQRQTKWCPPPHQSLQDFLDPKDNTKTVEGYPAPVRFCIKAKKKAHSPIKTF
- the cmoA gene encoding carboxy-S-adenosyl-L-methionine synthase CmoA yields the protein MENKFLNSGKDQVFAKKIEKISDFEFNQDVASVFDDMVSRSIPNYHEIHKIIIDLTRRFYETGTVYDFGCSTGTTMLLMADYFRQNDKELPQFVGIDTSRPMLEKAGQKLRSHGLQENVKLLEESITDVEIENAGMAIMNYTLQFLPVEERLDVLKNIYNGLNDNGCFILAEKIICQDEQIDNLLIDLYYDFKRRNGYSEMEIAQKREALENVLRPLTPQQQLRMLEEAGFKKSEMIFRWYNFACYLCIK